In the genome of Paenarthrobacter ilicis, the window GCTGTTGGGGTTGAAGATGATAACGATCGACTCAAAGGTCCGGGCAGAATCCATGACGCTCTCCTGATTCATTGCGAGGTCCCTTACAGACGGCATTCCCTCGAAGCTCCCATAGTATTCACAAATTCCAGGGGGTTCCGGTGGGACGCGGATCGTGCAAGCATGAAATTGGGTCTTAGGAAACGGGACCGAAGCCAATCAGCCTGATGCGGCCGGAGCTGCGTCAGCAGTGGGGGGACGTTCATGGAAGACTCTCGGGAGACTGCCAGGACAATGGTCCTGGAGCACGACATCGCCATTGAAGACTTGTGGACCTGGTACTGGGCCAACGGTGGAAACGCCAGGCCCTGGGACTTTGACGCCTACCTCTTCGGGATCCAGGAACGTGATCCCTTCGACCTGAAAATCCTCGGCTGGGCCATGGAGGACCTGGAAGCCCGCTCCGTGTTGTAGCTGCGCCCGACGGTAGGGTTGCAGCATGGGGACAGTTCTTGACATTGCTGGTCTGAGCGTTGGATACGCCGGCGCGCCGGTCTGCGGCGACGTCAGCGCAGTGGTGAATGCCGGAGAAGTCCTGGGGATCGTTGGAGTCAACGGAGCCGGCAAATCCACTGTGGCCCGGACCATCGCCGGGCGGCAATCCCCCTTGGCCGGCGAGGTAAAAGTTCACGGACTATTAATCGACCCCGACGCCATCGGCTTCCGCCGGGAAGTCTCCGCCGTCTTTGACGAAGACCTCTTTTTCCCGTCCCTGACAGCCCGGGAGCACCTGCTCCTGATCGCCCGCGGCCATTCCTTGGATCAACCCGAAGAACGGGTGGAACGGGAGCTGGAATTCTTTGGCCTGCTGGGCAGGGCCCATGCGATTCCAGATGCCCTCTCTTCAGGCCAGAGGCGAAGGCTTCTCCTGGCAGCGGGACTCATCCGCCCGTCGTCGTTGTTGATCCTGGACGAACCGGAGCAGCGGCTGGACCCGCAAATGCGCAGTGCCGTAGGTGAACGCATCACCGAACACGCCGGAAAGGGTGGGGCGGTGGTTCTGGTGACCCATGATCCGCAGTTGCTGCTGGCCACCGCGTCCACGTGCCTGGTGATCGATGAGGAAGTGGCCGCATTCACTCCCCAGCAAGGGGCATCGATCATTGCAGGGGCCTGAGATGGTTATCAGCGACCAGGCCCCCGGCAGCCGCACCCTTGCCACGGACATAGTGCGCTTCACGCGCCGATCCGCCCGGCAGTACCGGCGTTCCAGAATTTCCTTGGCCGATCGCTTCATTGACCTGTACAGCTGGGGGCTCGGCCTGGGAGTCTCGCTGACCATTGCCGCCGCCTTCGTGTTGGCCCTGCGCAATGAGATCGCCGCGCGCCAGGATCAGGCCGATTCCATCATCAGGAGCGCCTGGTTCCACTTGCCGGAGCCGTTCCTCTGGACATCCGTGACGTTCGTTGTCCTACTGGCCGTGTCCAACCTCGCCCGGAAACTCGGGCCACTTATGGTCAATGGTCCGGAGGGCGCGTGGTGGCTTCCGCTTCCCGTGGACAGGGGGCCGATGGTCCTGCCGCCCTTCCTGCGCCATCTTGCGCTGACCGCGGCCGCCGCGATCATTGGGTACTTCCCCTTCAGCCTGGTCACCTCGGTGGATCGCAGCATTGCCGAGCACGCCCTGGCAACGCTCACTTTCGGCGCTTCTGCCATGATCGCGGTGCTGTTGGCGGCCGCCCAACAGCTCGGTATTTTGCCTGCTCGGTCCGGGAGGGCGATCACAGTGTTGATCCTTGCGGGGCTGTCCGTTCTTCCCCTGGCATCGGCTTCCGGCTGGCCGGCAGCCGCGGGCGGTATGGCCGCCGTCGTGCTCCTGGCGTTGGTGGCCCGGCGCGCGGGCGAGGTGGGCGGGCTGGAGCTGATGCGCGGCGGAGCCGTGGCGGGACATGCAGGCGCGTCACTGTTTCTGATGGATTCGAATGAGGTACTGCGTGCGCTGAACGCCGGCAGGAAGAGGCCCGACGGCGGCAGGGCGGCGGCATTCTTCGCGCGGCCCACCCGTACGCCGTTCCGCGCCCTTGTCCGGGCTGACATTGTGGCTTTCCTCAGGCTCAGCCCTCCCCTGCTTCCACCCGTCCTGTGGCTGGTCGGAGTGCTGGCCGTTTTGTTGGTGAACGGCGGACTTCCGGTGTTCGTCCAGTTGGCCGTCATTGTCATCGCGGGCTGCGCGACTGCGTCCGGCATGGGCACGGTGGCCCGCAAGACGGCCATGATCCCGGAAGTCGATGCTTTGCTGCCCCTGCACCCGGCCTTGGTCAGGGTGAGCCGCCTGGTGATGCCCTGCATGGTCATGGCCCTCTGGACGGCCGTCCTGGCTACGTTCCTGGTGATCCTCGGCGCTGCGGACGCGGGGTTGGTCCTGGTGGGCGCCTTGGCCGGAGCGGCAATGGGTGCGGGGTCTTTGCGTGCAGCCACCAGGACCCAACCCGATTGGACGGCTCCCCCGGTGGAAACTCCCTTCGGGCCGGTTCCCCGCGCTCAATTGGGGTCCCTGGTGCGCGGGCTGGACGTCACCATCCTGGCGATGATTCCGTTGCTGCTTGCCCTCTATCTGGGTGCTGTTCCCGTGACCGTCATGCTGGTCCAAGCTGTCTTCAGTGCCGGGATCATCGCCACCGTTGCCTTGTCCCGGCCCAAGCAGGCTTGAGGGGTCGCTAAAGAACCACGGTGCCCTGGATGCACGTTGCCGACGCTCCGCCCACCCAGATCACCCCATCCCGGGAGCTCACGTGGATGCGGCCGGCCCGCCCCAGCACCGTTCCTTGTGCCGCCATGTACTCCTCCGGCGCCCGGCCACTGCCGATCAACCATTGGGCCGCCCCGGCGTTGAAGCTGCCCGTGACGGGATCCTCCACCATCGCGTCCCCGGGGATAAAGGTGCGTACTTCAAAGTCGACGCCGGATCCCTCACTGTGCGGGCCGATCACACCCACCTTGAGATCCCCCAGCGCAGCCAGATCCGGTTCCAGGGCCAGCACCACCTCTGCCGATTCCAGCAGCACGCCAATCCATTCAGGGCCGTTGACCAGCCATGATGCGTCCACCAAGGAGTCCTCGGAGCGCCGTAGCCCTGCCGCCAGTTGGGCGAGGACCCCGGCATCAACTGGTTCGAACCGCGTCAGGGGCGGCGCAGCGAAAGCCAGCCTGCCGCCGTCGTGCCTGATCCGGACCAAGCCGGCGCCGCACTCCTGGACCACCACGCCGCTGTTCTTTGGTACTCCCCCAGCCTCCAGCCACGCGTGCGCGGAGCCCAGGGTGGGGTGGCCGGCAAACGGAAATTCCTCGCTCCCCGTGAAGATACGGACTTTATAATCCGCTGCGGGGTCTGTGGGTGGAAGGAGGAACGTTGTTTCGGACAGGTTGGTCCAGTTGGCGAAGTGCTGCATGGTCCCACTGCTGAGGCCCTCCGCATCCACCACCACGGCCAGCGGGTTCCCGTAGTACGGATGGTCCGCGAAGACGTCTACTTGGCTGAAAGGGCGGCTGCGGGGAGCTTCTGGAATCACTGATGCAGGCTATCACCGGGCGCTGGCTGCGCCGCTTCCGGTCTGTAAGACTACGGGCATGGCAGAGAACAAAACCCAGCCCACCTCCGTTTCCGCGGAGGACTTCCTAGGCGCGGTGGAGGATCCGCAACGGCGGGCTGACGGCTTTGAGTTGCTGGAGATAATGCGGAACGCCACAGGCCAGGAAGCCGTCATGTGGGGGCCAACCATTGTTGGCTTCGGGAGCTATCACTACGCTTACGCCAGTGGCCGGGAGGGTGATGCGGCCGCTGTGGGCTTTTCACCCCGCAAGGCCAACCTGGTGCTCTACGGCATCACCGGCAACCCCGAGGCAGAGACGTTGTTGCCGCAGCTGGGGAGGCACAAGACAAGCACGGCCTGCGTGTACATCAACAAGCTGGACGACGTGGACCGGGACGTGCTGGAAGCACTGGTCCGTGCCGGCTACCAGTACGTCATGGCCGAACTGCACACCCCCTGACCTGCCCCGCAGCCCCTCGCCGCCGGGATGGGGGCACAGAAAAGCCCCCGCCTCCGATAACCGGAAGCGGGGGCTTTCTTTGCAGTCAGAGACTACTTGCTGGCAACGACCTCGAGGTCGATAACAGCGGAAACATCCTCGTGCAGGCGAACGTTGGCCGTGTACGAACCGACAGACTTGATGTGGTTCGGCAGTTCAACGTTGCGCTTGTCGATGGCGCCGAGGCCAGCGGCCTCAACAGCAGCAGCGACATCAGCAGGCTTGACGGTGCCGAAGAGACGACCGGACTCGCCGGCCTTCACCTCGAGCTTGACCTTCTTGGAGGACAGAGCCTGAGCCTGTGCCTGTGCAGCTTCAACAGAAGCGTGCGCACGAGCGGCGCGGGCAGCCTTGATGGTCTCAACCTGCTTCTCGCCACCCTTGGTCCAGGTCAGAGCGAAGCCGCGGGGGAGCAGGAAGTTACGTGCGTAACCGTCCTTGACCTCCACAACGTCGCCAGCAGCACCGAGACCGGTTACTTCGTGGGTCAGAATGAGCTTTGCCATGTTAGTTAATCCCTTCCTTAGCCGCGGCCAGCGCCGGAGTAAGGCAGCAGAGCAACTTCGCGGGCGTTCTTGATTGCCTGGGCGATCTTGCGCTGTTCCTGAACGGTAACGCCAGTGACGCGACGAGCGCGGATCTTTCCGCGATCGGAGATGAACTTGCGCAGCAATGCTACGTCCTTGTAGTCGATGACGGTGATGTCAGCGGCCTTCAAGGGGTTGGACTTTGGTTTGGGCTTACGGAGTTCAGCCTTAGCCATCGTGGAGCTCCTTTTCTATGGAGCCCGTGGATATTGATCCACGGGATGGTGGTGTTCGACGGCGGTTGTCACCCCGGGTGCCTGTTCGGCACCTGCGGGTGGGTCGCCCGGCGTCGGACGTTTTTATGTGGTGTTTAGAAGGGAGGTTCGGAATCCGGGCCGTTGCCCCAACCGCCGCCTGCATTGCTGACACCGGGCGTAGCCCAGGGGTCATCCTGCTGCGCGGGCTGGTTGTTGCCGCCCCAGTTTCCGCCGGAGTTGCCGCCACCCTGGTTTCCACCAGGAGCGCCGCCTCCAAAGCCGCCGCCGGCGTTACCGGCGTTTCCTCCACCAAAGCCACCCTGGCCACCGCCGGAGCGCTGGGTACGGTTGACCTTGGCGTTGGCGTAACGGAGGCTGGGGCCGATTTCGTCGACCTCAAGCTCGATTACGGTGCGCTTTTCGCCTTCTTTTGTTTCGTAGGAACGGCTCTTCAACCGGCCGGAAACGATGACCCGCATACCCTTTGTGAGGGATTCGGCCACGTTCTCAGCTGCTTCACGCCAAACCGATGCGCGAAGGAACAGGGTTTCCCCGTCCTTCCATTCATTGGACTGGCGGTCAAAGGTCCGGGGAGTAGAAGCGATGGTGAAGTTCGCTACTGCTGAGCCAGACGGGGTGAACCGCAGCTCCGGGTCATTGGTGAGATTACCAATGACCGTAATAGTGGTTTCGCCTGCCATCTACTGCCTCCTTGTTCGTTCCTGCGGGTTAAAGATCTGAAAGGGGCTGATTACTCAGCAACAACCTTCTGGTCTTCAGGGCGGATGATCTTGGTGCGCATGATCGTCTCGTTAAGAGACAGCTGGCGATCAAGTTCCTTGGCGGTAGCCGGCTCAGCGGTGAAGTTCACCACTGCGTAGATACCTTCGGACTTCTTCTTGATGTCGTATGCCAGACGGCGACGGCCCCAGATGTCTACCTTTTCGATGGTTCCACCATCGGTGGTGATGACATTGAGGAACTTCTGAAGCGACTGCTCTACGGTACGCTCTTCGACCTCGGGGTCGATGATTACCATCAATTCGTAAGGACGCATATGTGAACCCACCTCCTTTGGGCTAAGCGGTTACGGTATTTCCGTAACAGGAGGTTCATTTGCGATGCTGCGTTGACGCTTTCCGACCAAAACACGGCAGGACGGCGTAACACAGACTTCAATATCCTAGTGCATCTCCTGCATACAAAGCTATTCGGCCCGCTGGGTGGGGTGAAGGGGCCACGGAGCGTATGTGGAAAACGCGACGGGCCGTCGGGGAATACTGGTTCCATGACAGTCCTGAAATCCATCGTCCTCTTTGCCCTCGCCGCCGTTGCGGAGATCGGCGGAGCCTGGCTGATCTGGCAGGCCGTCCGCGAAGGCAAGGCCTGGTGGTGGGCCGGGCTGGGGGTTGTTGCGCTGGGAATCTACGGCTTCTTCGCCGCATTCCAGCCCGATGCGAACTTTGGCCGCGTCCTGGCTGCGTACGGCGGCGTCTTCATTGCCGGATCATTGGCCTGGGGCATGCTGCTGGACGGATTCCGGCCGGATCGCTGGGATGTGATCGGCGCTGCCATCTGCATCATCGGTGTGGGTGTGATCATGTTCGCGCCACGATCCGGCGCGTAACAGTTAACGACAAAACTGGTTAACGAAAAAACCCCTGGAAGACCGAAGCCTTCCAGGGGTTTCCCTGTGCGCGGAGGGGGACTTGAACCCCCACCCCCTTTCGAGGACTAGCACCTCAAGCTAGCGCGTCTGCCATTCCGCCACCCGCGCAGAGTGATCAGGAGAAGTCGGTGTTCGTTTTTCTCCTTGACAGCGACAAAGACAGTAACACGGTTGCCCTTGTTTTGTGGATTCGGCCTTGCTGAAGGGCTTGGAGCTAGGGTGGCCCCATGGATGCCACACCTCTGAACACTTTGGTCCTGACGATCGTTTTCGCGGCGATAGCCCTCTATTGCCTCTACCTCGTGGTGCGCTCAGGCGTCCGGGACGGCATCCTGCAGGCCAAGCAGCGTGAGGCGGCCATGACTCCGCCCGATGGACGCGAGCGATGAGCACCCTCAGGGCCCGTCGGAGCAGGCTTCGCTTTGTGGTGATGCTGGCCGCCGGGGCAGCGGCGTTCGTTCTTTCCGGTGTACTGGGCAACTGGGTGGGCGCTCCAGCCATCGCGTGGGCAACAGCTGCCTTGGTCTATGTGGTGTGGGTGTGGATGGTGATCGGAAGGCTTGATCCCCAAGGAACAGAACTGCACGCGACCTCGGAGGACCCTTCCAGGGGCGTCACCGACCTACTGATCCTGGTGGCCAATCTGGCGAGCATCGCCGCTGCAGCCGCCGTCATCGTTGACTCCCACACCCAGGGCGGCGGCAACAAACTGGGCTCCGGGGCGCTTGCATTGGCCTGTGTGGCGCTCTCCTGGATGCTGGTCCAAACGCTGTTCACGCTCCGGTACGCAGAGCTGTACTACAGCCCCGGCGAGGACGCGGGTGGAGAAGTGGGCGGGATCAGCTTCAACCAGGACCGCCCACCCCAGTACACGGATTTTGCCTACCTTGCCACCAGCCTGGGAATGACGTACCAAGTGTCCGATACCAACCTTGGCAACCACCGCATCCGCGTGGAGGCCCTGAAGCACAGCCTGCTGTCCTACCTGTTCGGCACCGTGATTCTGGCAGTCACCATCAACCTGGTTATCGGGCTGGCGCAATAGGTCATCGGGCTGGCGCAATAGCCCGTGCTGCGGGTTAAACGCGGAGCGGGATGGCCGCCGTCGTCTCCGACGGCAGCCATCCCGCTGCGTTTGTTTCGTACGACGCCGGTCAGGAACCCACGTTGGTGTGCTCGGCTTCTCCTCCACGCACCGGAGCCGAGGGCGATGCACCCTTGGACCGGTAGCGCCATACACCGATACCGACCACGACTGCGGCCAGGCCCAGTGACAGGAACAGCGACTCACGGGTGGATTCGATGATGACCATGCCGATAATGAGCGCCACGATGCTGGCGATCGCAATCCAGGTCAGATACGGGAAGAACCACATCTTAAGCTCCAGGTCCTTGGCTGCAGCACCCATGCGGCGGCGCAGAATCAGCTGTGACGCAGAGATCACCAGCCAGACGAAGAGCGCGATGGCGCCGGAAGTGTTGACCAGGAACAGGAAGACCGTATCCGGGGCAATGTAGTTCAGGCCCACGGTGATAAAGCCAACCACGGTGGATGCCAGCACAGCGGCCGCGGGAACGCCGCGCTTGGAAATCTTCATCCAGGCCCGGGGTGCATCGCCGCGCTGTGACAGCGAGAACAGCATGCGGCTTGCGGTGTAGAGGCCGGAGTTCAAGCAGGACAGCACCGAGGTGAGGACCACGATGTCCATGATGGTGCCGGCTCCCGGGATGCCGTAAAGCTCAATCACGGCAACGTAGGGGCTCTTTGCCACGGAAGCGTCGTTCCACGGCAGAAGGGTGACCACAATGGCGATGGAGCCGATGTAGAAGATCAGGATGCGCCACACGGTGGACTTCACGGCCTTCTTGACGGCGTCCACGGGGTTCTCGGATTCGCCAGCAGCGATGGTGGCGATTTCGGCTCCGAAGAAGGAGAAGACCACCACGAGGATGCCGGCCAGGACAGCACCGGGGCCATTGGGCATGAAGCCGCCCTGGTCCAGGAGGTTCGCCACACCCGGGGCGGAGACACCGGGCATCAGGCCCAGGATGGCGGCAATGCCGGCCAGGAGGAAGATGACGATGGCAGCGACCTTGATGGAGGCGAACCAGAATTCGAACTCACCGTAGGACTTCACGGAGCCAAGGTTGGTCAGCGTCAGGAGCACCATGAGGATCAGCGCCCAGACCCATTGGTCAACGCCGGGCACCCAGCGGTGCATGATGGCGGCTCCCGCCGTCGCTTCAATTCCGAGGACAATGATCCAGAACCAGGCATACAACCAGCCAATACTGAAGCCTGCCCATCGGCCCAGTGCCTTATCGGCGTATGTGGAAAAAGAACCGGTTTCCGGGTTGGCCGCGGCCATTTCGCCCAGCATGCGCATGACCAGGATGACCACGAGCCCTGCGGCAAGGTAGGCCACAAGGATGCCGGGACCTGCCTGCTGGATGGCAGCTCCGGAGCCCACAAACAACCCCGCACCAATCACGCCGGCAATAGCGATCATGGAGAGGTGGCGGGGCTTCAGGGACTTTGAAAGTTGTTGGTCAGCGTGCATGGATCTGCGCCGTCCTTTAGGTTTTTGGGGTTGGCCGCGGCGTGTGCCACGGGCCACATGACTCATTCACGTTAACCCCCAAAAGTTTCTGCGCTCTTGTGCAGACGGCCATTTTGGGGCGACCCAAACAGGGATCATGCACAAAATGTAGCCTTTTATGCATCCAATGTTTCTTGTGAAGAATATTGGAAATACCCCTGAAATGACTGTTTGAGGGTTCGGTCACACGGCGGTGCGGAAGAACAGGGCTGAGACGGAGGCCAAATAGGCCGGGTCCTTCACTCCGCACAGCTCCCTGGCGGAGTGCATGGACAGCAGCGGAATACCTACGTCCAACGTGCGGATGCCCAAACGGGTGGCCGTCAGCGGGCCGATGGTTGAGCCACACGGAAGATCGTTGTTGGAAACGAACTCCTGGTAGGGCACTCCGGCCTCATTGCACAGCCTGGCCCAGAACGCTGCTCCGGGGGCATCCGTGGCGTACCGCTGGTTTGCGTTGATCTTCAGGAGCGGTCCACCGTTGAGCACCGGCCTGTTGGCGGGATCGTGCCGCTCGGAATAGTTCGGGTGGACAGCGTGGCCCGCGTCCGCGGAAACGCAGAACGACGCCGCCAAGGCCTGCCGCCGCTGGCTCACCGAAGCGCCAAGGCCGTCGGAGATGCGCACCAGGATGTCCTCAAGGATGGGACCGCAGGCCCCGGAACGGGAATTGGAGCCGATTTCCTCGTGGTCGAAGGCTGCCAGCACAGCTATGGGGCCGTCCGCGGGAACGTCACCTGCGTGGCTGATCAGGGCCGCCAGGCCCGCATGCGTGGACGAAAGGTTGTCCAAACGGCCTGAAGCGAAGAACTCACCGTTGGCCCCGAAAACCGCGGGTGCCTGCGTGTCCGCCACCACGACGTCGTACCCCCCGATGCGGGAAGCATCAACAGTGGCGCCCTCCACACGTTCGGCGAGCAGGGCCAGCAGGTCCTCCCCGGCCGGATCCCCCTGCCCGAAAATGGGGTTCATGTGCTGCTGCTTGGACAACTGCACGCCATTGTCGTTGACCGCGCGATCCAAGTGGATGGCCAACTGCGGGAAGCGGAGAAGTGGACCGGTGGCCGTGAGGTGCTGCGTGCCATCATGCATCACCAAGCGTCCGGCCAACTGCAGCTCCCGGTCCAGCCAGGAGTTCAGCAGCGGTCCGCCGTACACCTCGACGCCGGCCTGCAGCCACCCGAACTTACCGGTGGTTGGTTTGGGCTTGAGTTTGAAGGACGGCGAGTCAGTGTGCGCGCCCAGAATGTTGAATCCCGTGGTGGGACCCGCATTGTCCGGCGTTACCCAGGCAATCAGCGCGCCGTCCCTGATGATGTAAAACCGGCCTGCCCCGGCTTCCCACGCCTGCAGCTCGTCCAAGGCCGTGAACCCCGCCGCATCCAGCCTGCGGGCTGCCTCATGAACAGCGTGGAAGCTGGAGGGAGACGCCGATACATAGGCGCCCAGGTCCTGAATGTGGGCAACTGCTGAAGGAGCATTCGAAGGCATGCCCTCGAGTCTAGCCCCGGGACTTGAGGAGCAGGGCTCATTCCAAGCAATGGTCACTATAGGCAATTTCATATGCTTGTAATGCCCGTCACAGTGTGCCACGATGGCTCCAGCACATCATCACGGAAGGTCACCACCCATGAACATTCACCTGAAACCGGTCCGGAAGATCCGCATCCACTGGCCCATCCCCCTGGAAACCATGACCCAGTTGGCCGGAGGCAATCTTGCTGCGCTGGAAGAAGACGCCGGAATCGCGTCCCTCCTTCAGACGCTGGGCGAAAGCCCCGAAGTAGGCGGCTTCGGCAACTACCACCACGTCTTTGAGTCCTCCGCCGGCTTCGAAGGATTCACCGTGGCGGAAGGCGCCAACCCCACGTTGGGCCGCGTCGGTCAGCGGACCATCTCGCCCACTTTCGTGTTCACCTCCTACTTTGACGACACTTTGGACGACGCAGAAGTCCAGCGACTGGTCCAGCGGATCGTGGACATCCACCCCTGGGAGGTACCGGTCATTGAGGTTTCAGGACCGTTGAGCGTCTCCAGCAGCTCCCTGACGTCCGCTGGCCAGCAGGCGGTGGCCTCGTGACCACCCTGTGGGAGCAACTCGCTCCGCTCCTCGACAACAAGACCTTCACCGACCTGACCCACGCATTCCATCCCGGCCAACCCCACTTCCCTGCCTTCCCGGACGAAACCCGGGAGGCGCTCTTCGACCTGGAGAAGGGCGACGGCTTCACCGCCCACAGGTACTCGATAGTGGGCCAGTGGGGCACCCACGTCGATCCGCCGTCGCACTTCATTCGTGGTGGGCGGACGCTGGACCAGATACCCGTGGAAGAGATGGTTCTGCCATTGGTGGTGCTCGACATCAGCGGCCGTGTTGAAAACGACGACGACGCCGTCCCCACCATGGCTGATGTCCTCGCCTGGGAAGCACAATACGGTGGGATCCCCGAAGGATCCTTCGTGGCCCTCCGGACCGGATGGAGCAAGCGCTGGCCCAACCCGGACGCCATGGCGAACAAGGACGACGACGGCCTGAGCCACACGCCCGGATGGTCCCGGGAAGTCCTGGAGTACCTGCTCGAACAGCGGGGCGCGGCCGCCGTCGGCCACGAACAGACGGATACGGACCCCGGCCTTGCAACGTCCCAGCAGGACTTCAGCCTGGAAACCTACGTCCTGGCCCGCAACAAGTGGCAGATAGAACTGCTGGCCAACCTCGATTCCCTGCCGGAATCAGGCGCCGTGCTGATCGCCACGTGGGCCAAGCCCCTGGGCGGCAGCGGATTCCCTGCCAGGGTCTTTGCCATCCACTGATTGGGCGGATGGCTAGAATCGATCCATGTCTAAGACCTCCAGCATGGGCCGCGGCATGATGGCCATCCTCGCCGTCGGAGCCCGTCACGCCTCCGGCCATGCCGGAGGGACCGTGGCCGACGTCGCAGGCCTCTTGGACAAGGACCGCAGCCAGGTTTCGCGAAGCCTCAAAGGTGCCCAGCAGGCCGGCTTCCTGACGCGATCCGAGCAACGGGAGTACAGCCTGGACTGGTCAATACTGGCCGACGCGCAACTGGTGACGGAACAACGCCTCAAAACCAACGGCCTGACCGCCCTTGAAGGACTGGCCGCCGAAACCAGCGAAGCCTGCTTCCTTGGCGTGCTGAGCGGAAACAGTACAGTCACCATTGCCGAGCAAGTGCCTGCCAGCGCCAACCTCGTAGGGTCCTGGTTGGGCCGCCCCTACCCCGCCTACTGCAGTGACGCGGGCCAGGCTCTTCTGTGGGATGCCTCGGACGAGGAAGTGCGGAAGATCCTGGAATCGGTGGACTTCGCCAAACACGGACCCAACACCCCGGTGTCCGTGGACGACTTCCTGGAGAGGCTCCGTGCCGCCCGCGAACGCGGATATTCAATTGTTGATGAGGAGGCCGAGCCGGGCCTCTACTCCCTGGCGGCACCCATCCGGGACTTCAAAGGCGAAGTAACGGCTGCCTTGCAGATCGTTGGCCCCAAATCGAGGCTGGAACCGCAGCGCGAAAGCCTCGCTGTGGCGCTGCACTCGTGGAGTGAATGGCTCGAAACCACCGCAGGCGGGCGTGCGGGGCCCACGGAGGGCTTGCCCGGTTCCGTCGGGAACAGTTAGGCCTGGGGCGTCCTGCCCAGTCGTTGCGCGGCCGAATGAAGAACCGGGGCGATCTCCGGAGTGCCGTTTTCCACCTGTGATCGGCTCCCCAGCACGCTGAGGGCTCCCAGGATCTTCCCGTCTGCCGAGCGGACAGGGACAGCCAGTTCCCACACATCGTGCTCAAACTCCTCCGCGGCAACAACAACTCCGCCGGGCTTGTCCCGCACCATCAGATCCATGACTTCCGCCGCGGAATGCGCCGCAGCGGGACCACCGGTGCCAATAAAGTTCACGCCATGGAGCAAGGATTCAAGGTCCTCGGGGGTGTGGTCCCAAAGCAGGGCCCGCCCGGCTCCCGTGCACCATACAGGCGTGACCATGCCGGGCTTCGCAAAGCCACCCAGCACTGAGTTATTTGTTGAGGACCGCAGCAAAAGGACACGGACACCCTGCCGCACGGAGAGCCGGGACCTCAGGCCCAGGCTTGAGACCAGCTCTTCTAGCTCTGCCCGGGATTCCTGGACCCAGCCAACGTTGAGGGAGGCGGCCAGGCTGAAGAAACCCGGTCCTGCGCGGAAGGGGCCGCGGTCCACCCTTTCCAGCAATCCCAAGTCACACAGTTCCTGCGCCAGGCGTGAGACGCGGCTCTGCTCCATGTCCAGCTCGGCGGCCAGCTGGGAGACTCCCAGCAGCTGGCGGCCCTGTTTTTCGCGGTCAGTAACCAGCCGGACCAGGCGCAGGCCTTGCGCCAAAGACGAAGCTTCCGGAGACACCTCCACTGATCCGCTCCTTCCACCAAGCACTCACGCCATTCTCACACGTGCACATCCGCCCTGAGGACACGGGAGTCCCTGGCCCACACCGTGTACAGGTCCGCGAGTATTCCTGCATTGGCGGACTCGAGCTCGGCCGCGGTGATTTCCGCATCATTCTGACGCCCAAAGAGCACCACCTCATCTCCGGGGTTCACATCGTTGATCCCGGAAACGTTGACGACCATGGAATTCATGGAAATGGCATCCACCACCG includes:
- a CDS encoding ABC transporter ATP-binding protein is translated as MGTVLDIAGLSVGYAGAPVCGDVSAVVNAGEVLGIVGVNGAGKSTVARTIAGRQSPLAGEVKVHGLLIDPDAIGFRREVSAVFDEDLFFPSLTAREHLLLIARGHSLDQPEERVERELEFFGLLGRAHAIPDALSSGQRRRLLLAAGLIRPSSLLILDEPEQRLDPQMRSAVGERITEHAGKGGAVVLVTHDPQLLLATASTCLVIDEEVAAFTPQQGASIIAGA
- a CDS encoding DUF6297 family protein, with the translated sequence MVISDQAPGSRTLATDIVRFTRRSARQYRRSRISLADRFIDLYSWGLGLGVSLTIAAAFVLALRNEIAARQDQADSIIRSAWFHLPEPFLWTSVTFVVLLAVSNLARKLGPLMVNGPEGAWWLPLPVDRGPMVLPPFLRHLALTAAAAIIGYFPFSLVTSVDRSIAEHALATLTFGASAMIAVLLAAAQQLGILPARSGRAITVLILAGLSVLPLASASGWPAAAGGMAAVVLLALVARRAGEVGGLELMRGGAVAGHAGASLFLMDSNEVLRALNAGRKRPDGGRAAAFFARPTRTPFRALVRADIVAFLRLSPPLLPPVLWLVGVLAVLLVNGGLPVFVQLAVIVIAGCATASGMGTVARKTAMIPEVDALLPLHPALVRVSRLVMPCMVMALWTAVLATFLVILGAADAGLVLVGALAGAAMGAGSLRAATRTQPDWTAPPVETPFGPVPRAQLGSLVRGLDVTILAMIPLLLALYLGAVPVTVMLVQAVFSAGIIATVALSRPKQA
- a CDS encoding PhzF family phenazine biosynthesis isomerase encodes the protein MIPEAPRSRPFSQVDVFADHPYYGNPLAVVVDAEGLSSGTMQHFANWTNLSETTFLLPPTDPAADYKVRIFTGSEEFPFAGHPTLGSAHAWLEAGGVPKNSGVVVQECGAGLVRIRHDGGRLAFAAPPLTRFEPVDAGVLAQLAAGLRRSEDSLVDASWLVNGPEWIGVLLESAEVVLALEPDLAALGDLKVGVIGPHSEGSGVDFEVRTFIPGDAMVEDPVTGSFNAGAAQWLIGSGRAPEEYMAAQGTVLGRAGRIHVSSRDGVIWVGGASATCIQGTVVL
- a CDS encoding DUF1801 domain-containing protein; its protein translation is MAENKTQPTSVSAEDFLGAVEDPQRRADGFELLEIMRNATGQEAVMWGPTIVGFGSYHYAYASGREGDAAAVGFSPRKANLVLYGITGNPEAETLLPQLGRHKTSTACVYINKLDDVDRDVLEALVRAGYQYVMAELHTP
- the rplI gene encoding 50S ribosomal protein L9, translating into MAKLILTHEVTGLGAAGDVVEVKDGYARNFLLPRGFALTWTKGGEKQVETIKAARAARAHASVEAAQAQAQALSSKKVKLEVKAGESGRLFGTVKPADVAAAVEAAGLGAIDKRNVELPNHIKSVGSYTANVRLHEDVSAVIDLEVVASK
- the rpsR gene encoding 30S ribosomal protein S18; this encodes MAKAELRKPKPKSNPLKAADITVIDYKDVALLRKFISDRGKIRARRVTGVTVQEQRKIAQAIKNAREVALLPYSGAGRG
- a CDS encoding single-stranded DNA-binding protein, giving the protein MAGETTITVIGNLTNDPELRFTPSGSAVANFTIASTPRTFDRQSNEWKDGETLFLRASVWREAAENVAESLTKGMRVIVSGRLKSRSYETKEGEKRTVIELEVDEIGPSLRYANAKVNRTQRSGGGQGGFGGGNAGNAGGGFGGGAPGGNQGGGNSGGNWGGNNQPAQQDDPWATPGVSNAGGGWGNGPDSEPPF
- the rpsF gene encoding 30S ribosomal protein S6, with protein sequence MRPYELMVIIDPEVEERTVEQSLQKFLNVITTDGGTIEKVDIWGRRRLAYDIKKKSEGIYAVVNFTAEPATAKELDRQLSLNETIMRTKIIRPEDQKVVAE
- a CDS encoding YnfA family protein, which gives rise to MTVLKSIVLFALAAVAEIGGAWLIWQAVREGKAWWWAGLGVVALGIYGFFAAFQPDANFGRVLAAYGGVFIAGSLAWGMLLDGFRPDRWDVIGAAICIIGVGVIMFAPRSGA